In Zygosaccharomyces rouxii strain CBS732 chromosome D complete sequence, one DNA window encodes the following:
- the HIS6 gene encoding 1-(5-phosphoribosyl)-5- ((5-phosphoribosylamino)methylideneamino)imidazole-4-carboxamide isomerase HIS6 (highly similar to uniprot|P40545 Saccharomyces cerevisiae YIL020C HIS6 Phosphoribosyl-5-amino-1-phosphoribosyl-4- imidazolecarboxiamide isomerase catalyzes the fourth step in histidine biosynthesis mutations cause histidine auxotrophy and sensitivity to Cu Co and Ni salts), translating into MTKFAGCIDLHGGEVKQIVGGTLTEKDDSLRTNFVSKHKSDYYASLYKKYNVTGCHVIKLGPNNDEAAKLALQAAPKFLQVGGGINDTNCLEWLEYASKIIVTSWLFDKQGHFQLDNLKKISQLCGRNRLVVDLSCRRVNDGWVVAMNKWQTLTDLPLNRETLKSLSAYTDEFLIHAADVEGLCRGIDEELVSQLSQWTEDLDVKIVYAGGAKSVQDLQLVDKLSKGKVDLTFGSSLDIFGGSLVKFQDCIEWNKTH; encoded by the coding sequence ATGACTAAATTTGCTGGTTGTATTGATTTGCATGGAGGTGAGGTTAAGCAAATTGTTGGCGGTACTCTCACGGAGAAGGATGATTCACTAAGAACTAATTTTGTATCTAAGCATAAATCCGACTATTATGCTTCACTTTACAAAAAGTATAACGTTACAGGATGCCATGTAATCAAATTGGGTCCCAACAATGACGAAGCTGCTAAACTAGCTCTTCAGGCGGCACCCAAGTTTTTGCAAGTTGGCGGTGGCATTAACGACACAAATTGTCTGGAGTGGTTAGAATACGCAAGTAAAATTATAGTTACTAGTTGGCTATTTGATAAACAGGGACATTTccaattggataatttgaaaaaaatctcACAATTGTGTGGTAGGAATAGGTTAGTTGTCGATTTGAGTTGTAGAAGGGTTAATGACGGCTGGGTAGTCGCAATGAATAAATGGCAAACTCTAACGGATTTACCACTTAACAGAGAAACATTAAAATCTCTAAGTGCGTACACAGATGAGTTTCTAATACATGCCGCTGATGTAGAAGGTCTTTGTCGtggaattgatgaagaattggtcTCGCAGCTATCACAGTGGACTGAAGATCTTGATGTTAAGATAGTTTatgctggtggtgctaaGAGTGTTCAAGATTTGCAGCTGGTTGATAAATTGAGCAAGGGCAAGGTTGACCTAACTTTTGGTAGCTCTCTTGATATTTTTGGCGGATCCTTGGTTAAGTTTCAGGATTGCATCGAATGGAATAAAACGCATTAA
- the FAF1 gene encoding Faf1p (similar to uniprot|P40546 Saccharomyces cerevisiae YIL019W FAF1 Protein required for pre-rRNA processing and 40S ribosomal subunit assembly): protein MSDDYAKMLEQQRRAFEAQFGSLESMGFEDKTKNIDNESSDEESSSQESFKGFSEKEDESDEELEEEEEEEDDDDEENLEGDKYTPSVTRSAPKVIKFQDPSGTYEPPSKKEQKLLRSGKPLRDTPLNNKDSKPESDSDSDLEHQNIKNDVELQKFLHESHLLSALDPSTEPNAQIHGKSRARALEMHLNHLSTTNGNSPKLEKVPMHVRKGMINKHLHKIQRHEEEAKDAGIILSRTKKGQFRRIESTYKNDIERRIGTTIKTKEKQRKARRQRGLKVQSVGKSTRHGLKISPKDIDRISKS, encoded by the coding sequence ATGTCTGACGATTACGCCAAAATGCTTGAGCAGCAACGAAGAGCCTTTGAAGCTCAGTTTGGCTCGTTAGAATCAATGGGATTCGAAGACAAGACCAAAAATATTGACAACGAATCAAGCGATGAGGAAAGTTCAAGTCAAGAAAGTTTCAAAGGATTTAGTGAAAAAGAGGATGAGAGTGATGAGGAActagaggaagaagaagaagaagaagatgatgatgacgagGAAAATCTCGAAGGCGATAAGTATACCCCCTCCGTTACCAGATCCGCTCCTAAAGTGATTAAATTCCAAGATCCCAGCGGCACCTATGAACCACCatcaaaaaaagaacagaAACTGCTACGAAGTGGTAAACCTCTGAGGGATACACCATTGAACAATAAGGATTCAAAGCCCGAGTCTGATTCAGACTCCGACCTCGAACATCAAAATATAAAGAATGACGTTGAACTTCAGAAGTTTTTACACGAATCACACCTGCTGAGTGCGTTGGATCCATCAACTGAACCTAATGCCCAAATTCATGGTAAATCCAGAGCTAGAGCACTTGAAATGCATTTAAACCATCTATCTACAACCAACGGGAATTCTCCGAAGTTAGAGAAAGTGCCTATGCATGTGCGTAAGGGTATGATTAACAAACATCTACACAAAATCCAGAGACATGAAGAAGAGGCCAAGGACGCTGGTATCATTCTGTCAAGAACTAAGAAGGGACAATTTCGGAGAATTGAGTCTACCTATAAGAACGACATCGAACGTCGTATCGGTACTACTATTAAAACCAAGGAAAAGCAGCGGAAAGCCCGCAGACAGAGAGGACTTAAAGTACAAAGTGTTGGTAAATCTACTCGTCATGGTCTGAAGATTTCTCCTAAGGATATCGACCGTATAAGTAAAAGCTAG
- the RRT5 gene encoding Rrt5p (some similarities with uniprot|P43607 Saccharomyces cerevisiae YFR032C Hypothetical ORF) — MSANRVYVSNLNFNTTEDELLEHFKEFQVISVLIPSQTVRFFRNNQVRPLGIGYAEFPNPEKAQEAIESLNGQLFKDRELRLKPYVPYSPERVSRKVGKSRTFSKLRRSRKESGDVLISASGPFNEDLAAQGDSTSPEAVPEASNESSPHEHREGDQERNSEAAGGNDGTNVTNPGNAAASTTAANASSSLSPQEMAYSNDTLYLGYLPKDVDDIEIRDHLDSYYPNEIWIFRTRPKGKHLQLHRHFMAALVTVKTRENLDDVVAALSKKKFNGKKITIRKARLSKLKEVQSMADSPPTEQLDVDAISQSKLQAQLQEATENTQQLEQIPQSQKVTA; from the coding sequence ATGTCTGCCAACAGAGTTTACGTATCTAAtttaaatttcaatactACAGAGGATGAATTATTGGAACATTTTAAAGAGTTCCAAGTGATCTCAGTACTTATCCCCAGCCAAACGGTGCGCTTCTTTAGAAACAATCAAGTGCGCCCCCTGGGTATTGGTTATGCCGAGTTTCCAAATCCTGAGAAAGCCCAAGAAGCCATTGAATCGTTAAATGGCCAACTCTTTAAGGATAGAGAATTAAGATTGAAACCATACGTACCTTATTCTCCTGAAAGGGTCTCTAGAAAAGTAGGTAAATCGAGAACATTCTCTAAATTGAGAAGAAGTAGAAAGGAATCTGGAGATGTTTTAATTTCTGCATCTGGACCTTTTAATGAAGATCTAGCCGCTCAAGGTGATAGTACCTCTCCTGAAGCGGTTCCCGAGGCATCCAATGAATCTTCACCTCATGAACACAGAGAAGGCGACCAAGAGAGAAATTCCGAAGCCGCTGGCGGCAACGACGGAACCAATGTGACTAATCCTGGGAATGCTGCTGCTTCAACTACAGCAGCCAATGCCTCTAGCTCTCTTTCACCTCAAGAGATGGCCTATTCTAACGATACTCTTTATCTGGGTTATTTACCTAAAGATGTCGATGACATTGAAATTCGTGATCATTTAGATAGTTATTATCCCAATgaaatttggatctttAGAACAAGACCAAAGGGTAAACATTTACAATTACATCGTCACTTTATGGCTGCATTGGTTACCGTAAAGACTAGGGAGAATTTAGATGATGTGGTGGCGGCACtatcaaagaagaagtttaATGGTAAAAAGATTACTATCAGAAAAGCTCGTCTCAGTAAACTGAAGGAAGTACAAAGTATGGCTGACTCACCACCTACTGAACAATTAGATGTTGATGCTATATCACAATCAAAATTACAAGCCCAATTACAAGAAGCTACAGAAAATACTCAACAACTGGAACAAATCCCACAAAGTCAAAAGGTGACTGCTTAA
- the QCR6 gene encoding ubiquinol--cytochrome-c reductase subunit 6 (weakly similar to uniprot|P00127 Saccharomyces cerevisiae YFR033C QCR6 ubiquinol-cytochrome c oxidoreductase subunit 6 (17 kDa)), with amino-acid sequence MISAITEYLEELKESFTPTVARAEDEEEGGEEEGGDSEGGDDEEEDEDEEDEDEEDEDEEEGGDPLDSLRDECANTPEGKELTHHFMECVERVHKAEEQPGYEDAEYKEDCVEEFFHLTHYVDNCAAPRLFSKLK; translated from the coding sequence ATGATTAGCGCCATTACggaatatttggaagaattgaaagaatccTTTACACCAACTGTTGCCAGAGcagaagacgaagaagaaggtggtgaagaagaaggtggtgACAGCGAAGGTGGTGACGAcgaggaagaagatgaagacgaagaagacgaagacgaagaagacgaagacgaagaagaaggaggCGATCCATTGGATTCTCTAAGAGATGAATGCGCAAATACTCCagaaggtaaagaattgactCACCACTTTATGGAATGTGTTGAAAGAGTTCACAAGGCCGAAGAGCAGCCAGGTTACGAAGATGCTGAGTACAAAGAAGACTGTGTTGAagaattcttccatttgACTCACTATGTTGACAACTGTGCTGCACCAAGACTATTCAGCAAGTTGAAATAA
- the PHO4 gene encoding phosphate-sensing transcription factor PHO4 (conserved hypothetical protein), producing the protein METKGPSEGYTTDIHPAKSILDQVDDYLNEKHDSQGKVEWQSMQVDLDQLSHTLFENRNDNQQQQQQQQQQVQLGQGHVRPDMVFSPMGSPMVVPNHPSSVSANATPFLGGSACSNSNSNTPFLGASSGGFKTKKNSNRNVNSQFSPLTSPALVASDQQQMLNFALPESSVSRRTASTTSVRGKRVPVNSASSKVVKNSPNLTSRRRYSSEYLKNCNSNNSWDDLIFKLPENGLPLNHINQNHHQAPAGEEYPSPDAGVPSSPESKVTPATLMNYPKVILPSNRPRSGSPDKSQSPDGTLETDLTNGNNDHNNNSNDNNNNNGNDNGSKIWRATESPVIRPRHSVSQSRPQVRNSQLSTANSNSTSSSSSVAAATAAAVTAEPPRQEGIHRVRSKTSRSSSVSLNGNAPGAASPGEEDEYSKREVHKVAEQGRRNRLNFALAELNALLPPEIKDAVSIPSKATTVELACTYIKQLLEQTREKH; encoded by the coding sequence ATGGAGACTAAGGGTCCATCTGAAGGATACACAACCGATATACATCCAGCAAAGAGCATATTAGACCAAGTTGATGACTATTTAAACGAGAAACATGATTCACAGGGGAAAGTAGAATGGCAGTCCATGCAAGTGGATTTAGACCAACTGTCACATACGCTGTTCGAGAATAGAAATGAcaaccaacaacaacagcagcagcagcagcagcaagTACAACTGGGTCAAGGTCATGTAAGGCCCGATATGGTTTTTTCACCGATGGGGTCACCAATGGTAGTTCCTAATCATCCCAGCAGCGTAAGTGCTAACGCTACTCCATTTCTAGGTGGTAGTGCGTGCTCGAATTCAAATTCGAATACTCCATTTCTAGGTGCTAGTAGTGGCGGATTCAAGACAAAGAAGAATAGTAATAGAAATGTTAATAGCCAGTTCTCTCCGTTGACCTCTCCTGCATTAGTTGCATCGGATCAGCAGCAAATGTTGAACTTTGCCCTGCCTGAATCGAGCGTATCGAGAAGAACGGCGTCAACTACTTCTGTGAGAGGTAAAAGAGTTCCGGTTAATAGCGCATCGAGTAAAGTGGTCAAAAACAGtccaaatttaacatcAAGAAGACGCTATTCATCGgagtatttgaaaaactgtaatagtaataattcATGGGACGATTTAATATTTAAATTACCAGAAAATGGCTTACCGTTAAATCATATCAACCAGAACCACCACCAGGCACCAGCGGGTGAAGAATATCCATCGCCCGATGCTGGTGTACCGTCTTCGCCAGAATCAAAAGTGACCCCGGCTACTCTAATGAATTATCCAAAGGTAATTTTACCCTCAAACAGACCAAGGAGCGGCAGTCCTGATAAATCACAGTCACCAGACGGCACGTTGGAAACTGACCTGACTAATGGAAATAATGATCACAATAACAATAGCaatgataataacaacaacaacggtaatgataatggtaGTAAAATTTGGCGTGCGACGGAATCACCCGTCATCAGACCAAGGCACAGTGTTAGTCAATCAAGGCCACAAGTTCGTAATTCGCAGTTATCAACTGcaaattctaattcaacgtcatcatcatcatcggTAGCGGCAGCAACTGCGGCTGCAGTCACAGCAGAGCCGCCAAGACAAGAAGGTATTCACCGTGTGAGAAGTAAGACAAGTCGATCTTCGAGTGTAAGTCTCAATGGGAATGCGCCTGGTGCTGCTAGCCCCGGTGAGGAAGACGAATACAGTAAGCGTGAAGTACATAAGGTGGCGGAACAAGGTAGAAGGAACAGGTTAAATTTTGCTCTGGCAGAATTAAATGCACTACTCCCGCCAGAAATAAAGGATGCTGTTAGTATTCCATCCAAAGCCACAACAGTGGAACTGGCGTGTACTTATATCAAGCAATTACTGGAGCAAACACGTGAGAAGCACTAG